Proteins encoded in a region of the Stieleria neptunia genome:
- a CDS encoding c-type cytochrome yields the protein MKNYILSALALFLFAGCSQKPSEYTAEFEPNLVHAMKYQIKEGIPMEQAMQDASWIVDGMFGTPDEPTLPEALQDEDFADLISLDRIKTAAGPIAEGSGLYRKHCVSCHGVTGNGRGEASATQDPYPRDYRHGIFKFKSTKRGSKPIREDLARSIRNGIAGTGMVKIPDLKEKDIQALVDYVIYLSIRGELERTLIDDAIFELDLEGGDRIIDRQLGETLAAGGREQIEKQIEAWEEAGEPEDDPAAELADRLDNFDESMEIAVEMLEDIGFDWLDAEEDIVEVPEPPADIPVADNYAEFVELSQGDQAEALAASIKRGREIFTGKVASCSKCHGEKGYGDGQNKDYDDWTKDWTTRAGLKPEDTESLIPLMARGAMPPKNALPRNFSEGVFRGGEAAEDLYRRIVQGIEGSPMPASTFVPGEYEKDDIWHLINFVRSVKKPDPETTEAI from the coding sequence ATGAAAAACTACATCCTGTCCGCCCTGGCCCTGTTTCTGTTCGCCGGATGCAGCCAAAAGCCATCCGAATACACGGCGGAATTCGAGCCGAATCTGGTCCACGCGATGAAATACCAGATCAAAGAAGGCATTCCGATGGAGCAGGCCATGCAGGATGCCAGCTGGATCGTCGACGGCATGTTTGGAACCCCGGACGAGCCGACCTTGCCCGAAGCCCTGCAAGACGAAGACTTCGCCGACTTGATCTCGCTGGACCGAATCAAAACCGCAGCCGGCCCGATCGCCGAAGGCAGCGGGCTGTATCGCAAACATTGTGTCAGTTGCCACGGGGTCACGGGCAATGGACGCGGCGAAGCCTCGGCCACCCAGGATCCGTACCCGCGAGACTATCGGCATGGGATTTTTAAGTTCAAGTCAACCAAGCGAGGTTCCAAGCCGATCCGCGAAGACCTCGCCCGCTCGATTCGCAACGGAATTGCAGGCACGGGGATGGTTAAAATTCCCGATTTGAAGGAAAAGGACATCCAAGCGCTCGTCGACTACGTGATCTACCTGTCGATTCGCGGGGAACTGGAACGCACCCTGATCGATGACGCGATCTTTGAATTGGATTTGGAAGGTGGTGACCGGATCATCGATCGCCAACTCGGGGAAACCTTGGCCGCCGGCGGTCGCGAGCAAATTGAGAAACAGATCGAGGCCTGGGAAGAGGCCGGAGAACCCGAGGACGATCCGGCCGCGGAGCTTGCCGACCGGTTGGACAATTTTGACGAGTCGATGGAGATCGCGGTCGAAATGCTCGAGGACATCGGATTTGATTGGCTGGACGCCGAAGAGGACATTGTCGAAGTCCCCGAGCCGCCGGCCGACATCCCCGTGGCCGACAATTACGCCGAGTTCGTCGAACTGTCCCAAGGCGACCAGGCCGAGGCGCTGGCGGCATCGATCAAACGGGGCCGAGAAATTTTCACCGGAAAAGTCGCTTCGTGCAGCAAGTGTCACGGCGAAAAAGGCTACGGCGACGGCCAGAACAAGGATTACGACGACTGGACCAAAGACTGGACGACACGGGCCGGGCTGAAACCCGAAGACACCGAGTCGCTGATCCCCTTGATGGCCCGGGGAGCGATGCCACCGAAGAACGCATTGCCGCGTAATTTCTCCGAAGGCGTGTTTCGCGGCGGAGAAGCCGCCGAAGATCTGTATCGTCGGATCGTGCAGGGCATCGAAGGTAGCCCGATGCCGGCATCCACCTTTGTCCCCGGCGAATACGAAAAAGACGACATCTGGCACCTGATCAACTTCGTCCGCTCGGTCAAAAAGCCCGACCCCGAGACCACCGAGGCGATTTAA
- the gltX gene encoding glutamate--tRNA ligase has product MIRTRFAPSPTGYLHIGGVRTALFNWLLAKQSGGQFILRIDDTDAGRNVTEALQPILDGFKWLGIDWDEGPEIGGPNGPYYQSQRIDLHKAAVADLLASGHAYRDYALPEELKAEREAAEKRGERFFYDRRWMAADDEAAKAYEAEGRQATIRLKMPREGDCVIEDLVRGTVTVAWETEQDHVIARTDGSPLYHLASVIDDHAFGITHVVRAEEHLPNTPRQIFILESLGYPRPQYAHLPYVAEPGGTAKLSKRKLNKYLKNKDFADLLEHGNRIAQRCNLTTDDQTFNPVIVDFYRDIGFTADALLNYLLLLGWSLDGEREKFSVAEMIELFSLARVTKSPASFDPQKLMAFQADHFASLSAEARLQAVAPFATAAGLVESKDDPKLAAVVAAAGDRLKVAGDIIDFDYCFIDAIEYDPKAFKKRITKPADACDLLSGFREAVLAAESLDAAAAESLLKGYCETAEIEIGQIIHAVRVAVTGTAVGFGVFDTLAILGKETVAERIENACKKAAEA; this is encoded by the coding sequence ATGATTCGAACCCGTTTTGCGCCCAGTCCGACCGGTTACTTGCACATCGGCGGTGTCCGTACGGCCCTCTTCAACTGGCTGTTGGCCAAACAATCCGGCGGGCAGTTTATCCTGCGGATCGATGACACCGACGCGGGACGCAACGTGACCGAAGCCCTGCAACCGATCCTGGATGGTTTCAAGTGGCTCGGCATCGACTGGGATGAAGGCCCGGAAATCGGCGGCCCCAACGGCCCCTACTACCAATCCCAACGCATCGATCTGCACAAAGCCGCGGTCGCCGACTTGCTCGCCAGCGGACACGCCTATCGCGACTACGCGTTGCCGGAAGAATTGAAGGCCGAGCGTGAGGCTGCCGAAAAGCGCGGCGAACGGTTTTTCTACGATCGGCGTTGGATGGCGGCCGACGACGAAGCGGCCAAGGCTTACGAAGCAGAGGGTCGACAGGCGACGATTCGGTTGAAGATGCCGCGTGAAGGCGACTGCGTGATTGAGGACCTGGTCCGCGGCACGGTGACCGTCGCTTGGGAGACCGAACAAGACCATGTGATCGCCCGCACCGACGGCAGCCCGTTGTACCACTTGGCCAGCGTCATCGACGACCATGCCTTCGGAATCACGCACGTCGTCCGCGCCGAAGAACACCTGCCCAACACGCCGCGGCAAATCTTTATCCTCGAATCGCTCGGTTACCCGCGTCCGCAATACGCCCACCTGCCGTACGTCGCCGAGCCGGGCGGGACGGCCAAACTGAGCAAGCGCAAGCTGAACAAGTACCTCAAGAACAAAGACTTCGCGGACCTGCTCGAACACGGCAACCGGATCGCCCAGCGGTGCAATCTGACGACCGATGACCAGACCTTCAATCCGGTCATCGTCGATTTCTACCGCGACATCGGATTCACCGCCGACGCGTTGCTGAACTACCTGCTGTTGCTGGGTTGGTCCCTGGACGGTGAACGGGAAAAGTTTTCCGTCGCCGAGATGATCGAGCTGTTCTCGTTGGCTCGCGTCACCAAGTCACCGGCCTCGTTCGACCCGCAAAAACTGATGGCGTTCCAGGCCGACCATTTCGCCTCGCTCTCGGCCGAGGCTCGATTGCAAGCGGTGGCTCCGTTCGCGACCGCCGCGGGGCTGGTCGAATCCAAGGACGACCCGAAACTCGCCGCCGTCGTCGCCGCCGCCGGGGATCGGCTGAAGGTCGCCGGGGACATCATCGATTTCGATTACTGTTTCATCGATGCGATCGAGTACGATCCCAAAGCCTTCAAAAAGCGGATCACCAAGCCGGCCGACGCCTGCGACCTGTTGTCCGGTTTTCGCGAAGCGGTGTTGGCGGCCGAGTCGCTGGACGCGGCGGCGGCGGAATCGCTGCTCAAAGGCTACTGTGAAACGGCCGAAATCGAGATCGGACAGATCATTCATGCCGTCCGCGTCGCCGTGACCGGGACCGCCGTCGGATTTGGCGTGTTTGATACACTGGCCATTCTCGGTAAAGAGACGGTGGCCGAGCGGATCGAAAACGCGTGCAAAAAAGCCGCAGAAGCTTGA